In a single window of the Gossypium hirsutum isolate 1008001.06 chromosome D02, Gossypium_hirsutum_v2.1, whole genome shotgun sequence genome:
- the LOC107907720 gene encoding pumilio homolog 12, which translates to MEKKDDMEGSQFPFMDMEETTSENPMVRIDNEGLYWSFMKKTTYENRLFLPPYSTPSFRQSPTHGLFQNPTVYSSQRSYPLTPNLPLPSQQSFESLEDSFRRMTLIDHNSSRLQSMRVESAVRGQIGLGFHNEGFGSYDFLGASMVRPPPQRQPSFPGFDVYRQRSRSFNELPYTNRRWPMNTHWGTNNSIWSSNGSQPENPKSNLFPPMYNNRGQEWFTCSSLKELKGRISAVAKDQKGCRFLQKKFDDKIIQREDIDMVISEVKDQLHELMVHQFANYLIQKLFEVINQQQTTELLLVLVTRKQRFMEVCTDTLGTWAVQKLMLRMKSQEQISILLSVLKPIAVTLTNNIHGHHIIDQCISTFSNEDTKHIADEIANNCMDIATDKSGCCVLNQCLSHVQIEARDRMLAEIISNAFILSEHCYGNYVVQFVVGMRLRHVTSNLIMQLRGTYVSLSMNKYGSNVVEKCMKCSSEHASMIIKEIMFDIDFLKVLQDAYGNYVIQSALRVSKGDLYDKLVRFILRHYSVLHSHLFGKMVLDRVKCSKTNRV; encoded by the exons ATGGAGAAAAAAGATGATATGGAAGGTTCTCAATTTCCGTTCATGGACATGGAGGAAACCACCTCTGAAAACCCCATGGTGAGAATAGATAATGAAGGCTTGTACTGGTCTTTCATGAAGAAAACCACCTATGAAAACCGTCTGTTTCTTCCTCCATATTCTACCCCTAGTTTCCGTCAAAGCCCTACTCATGGTCTGTTCCAGAACCCTACTGTTTATTCTTCCCAAAGATCATATCCCTTAACTCCAAACCTTCCATTACCTTCCCAACAAAGCTTTGAAAGCCTTGAAGATTCTTTTAGACGAATGACTCTTATTGATCACAATAGCTCTCGTTTACAAAGCATGAGGGTTGAATCTGCTGTGAGAGGGCAAATAGGATTAGGGTTTCACAATGAGGGGTTTGGAAGCTATGATTTTCTAGGAGCATCTATGGTTCGACCACCGCCGCAGCGGCAACCGAGTTTTCCTGGCTTTGACGTGTATCGACAGAGGAGCCGATCTTTCAATGAATTGCCTTACACTAACCGGCGTTGGCCGATGAATACCCACTGGGGTACCAACAACTCTATATGGAGTTCTAATGGCTCGCAACCCGAAAACCCTAAATCTAATTTATTCCCTCCAATGTACAACAATCGTGGCCAAGAATGGTTCACGTGTTCATCACTGAAGGAACTAAAAGGTCGGATCTCCGCCGTCGCCAAAGACCAAAAGGGCTGTCGTTTCTTGCAAAAGAAATTCGACGACAAAATCATCCAACGTGAAGACATCGATATGGTTATATCCGAAGTTAAAGATCAACTTCACGAGTTAATGGTACACCAGTTCGCTAATTATCTCATCCAAAAACTCTTCGAAGTGATCAATCAACAACAAACGACCGAACTACTCCTAGTACTCGTCACTAGAAAACAAAGATTCATGGAAGTTTGCACTGATACACTCGG gACTTGGGCGGTTCAAAAGCTTATGCTGCGGATGAAATCTCAAGAACAAATATCGATACTTTTGTCGGTTTTGAAACCTATTGCTGTTACATTGACGAACAACATCCATGGTCATCATATAATTGATCAGTGCATTTCTACTTTCTCAAATGAAGATACCAAG CATATTGCGGATGAAATAGCAAATAATTGTATGGACATTGCGACTGATAAAAGTGGGTGTTGTGTGTTGAATCAATGCTTGAGCCATGTCCAAATAGAAGCTAGGGACCGTATGCTCGCTGAAATTATATCAAATGCCTTTATTCTTTCCGAGCATTGCTATGG GAACTATGTTGTGCAATTTGTAGTTGGAATGAGACTTCGTCATGTTACCTCAAACTTAATCATGCAGCTTCGAGGGACTTACGTTTCCCTTTCAATGAACAAATATGGCAGCAATGTGGTGGAGAAATGCATGAAATGTTCAAGTGAACATGCATCAATGATCATCAAAGAAATCATGTTCGACATTGATTTCTTGAAGGTCCTTCAAGATGCTTATGGAAATTATGTTATTCAATCTGCCTTGCGTGTTTCCAAG GGAGATCTGTACGACAAACTTGTGAGATTCATATTAAGACATTATTCAGTTCTGCACAGTCATTTGTTTGGGAAAATGGTGTTGGACCGTGTCAAATGTAGCAAGACTAATCGTGTATGA
- the LOC107908866 gene encoding probable indole-3-acetic acid-amido synthetase GH3.1, whose translation MAVDSAISSPLGPPACEKDAKALRFIEEMTRNADPVQERVLSDILTQNSQTEYLRRFKLNGASDRDSFKSKLPVITYEDLQPEIQRIANGDRSAILSAHPISEFLTSSGTSAGERKLMPTIKEELDRRQLLYSLLMPVMNLYVPGLDKGKGLYFLFVKSETRTPGGLLARPVLTSYYKSEHFKTRPYDPYNVYTSPNEAILCPDSFQSMYTQMLRGLQDRHQVLRVGAVFASGLLRAIRFLQLNWRQLSQDIETGTLNQKVTDPSLRECMGKILKPDPELARFVRHECSKESWEGIITRIWPNTKYLDVIVTGAMAQYIPTLDYYSGGLPKACTMYASSECYFGLNLNPMCKPSEVSYTIMPNMAYFEFLPHDPNSAGFTRDSPPKLVDLVDVEIGKEYELVITTYAGLCRYRVGDILRVTGFHNSAPQFHFVRRKNVLLSIDSDKTDEAELQKAVENASRLLREFNTSVVEYTSYADTKTIPGHYVIYWELLVKDAANSPTDDVLKQCCLAMEESMNSVYRQGRVADNSIGPLEIRVVRNGTFEELMDYAISRGASINQYKVPRCVNFTPIMELLDSRVVSTHFSPALPHWTPERRR comes from the exons ATGGCCGTCGATTCCGCAATCTCGTCTCCTTTGGGTCCGCCGGCATGCGAGAAAGATGCAAAAGCTTTGCGATTCATCGAGGAAATGACTCGGAACGCCGACCCGGTTCAAGAACGAGTTTTGTCCGATATCTTAACTCAAAACTCCCAAACCGAGTACCTTCGAAGGTTCAAACTCAATGGGGCAAGCGATCGTGACTCGTTCAAATCCAAACTTCCGGTCATTACTTACGAAGACCTTCAGCCTGAAATCCAACGTATCGCTAATGGCGACCGTTCCGCCATTTTATCAGCTCACCCAATCTCAGAATTCCTCACCAG CTCCGGGACTTCAGCTGGTGAGAGGAAACTGATGCCAACTATTAAAGAAGAGCTAGATCGCCGCCAGTTGCTCTACAGTTTGCTCATGCCAGTGATGAAtct TTATGTGCCGGGTTTAGACAAAGGCAAGGGCTTATATTTCTTGTTCGTCAAATCGGAAACAAGAACCCCAGGTGGTCTGTTAGCTCGACCGGTGCTGACCAGTTATTACAAGAGCGAGCATTTCAAGACCCGACCGTACGACCCATACAACGTTTACACCAGCCCCAACGAAGCCATCCTTTGTCCTGATTCCTTCCAAAGCATGTATACACAGATGCTTCGTGGTCTCCAAGACCGCCATCAAGTCCTCCGTGTCGGCGCGGTGTTCGCCTCCGGTCTCCTCCGTGCAATCAGGTTCCTTCAGCTTAATTGGCGACAACTCTCTCAGGATATCGAAACGGGTACCTTGAATCAAAAGGTAACCGACCCGTCATTAAGGGAATGTATGGGTAAGATCCTGAAACCCGACCCCGAACTAGCTCGGTTTGTCCGCCATGAATGTTCGAAGGAAAGCTGGGAAGGGATTATTACAAGGATTTGGCCTAATACTAAGTACCTCGACGTTATAGTAACGGGTGCTATGGCACAGTATATTCCGACCTTGGATTATTACAGTGGTGGGTTACCTAAGGCATGTACAATGTACGCTTCATCGGAATGTTATTTTGGGTTAAACCTTAACCCCATGTGCAAACCATCGGAAGTTTCGTATACTATCATGCCGAACATGGCGTATTTCGAGTTCTTACCTCATGATCCTAACTCAGCTGGGTTCACTCGTGACTCACCTCCTAAACTCGTTGACCTTGTTGACGTGGAAATCGGGAAAGAATACGAGCTCGTAATCACGACCTATGCCGGATTATGCAGGTACCGAGTCGGCGACATTTTACGAGTCACGGGGTTCCATAACTCAGCCCCACAGTTCCATTTCGTGAGGAGGAAGAACGTGTTGCTCAGCATCGACTCGGACAAAACCGACGAAGCCGAGTTACAAAAAGCCGTCGAGAACGCTTCTCGGCTCCTCCGAGAATTCAACACCAGCGTCGTCGAGTACACGAGTTACGCCGACACCAAAACCATCCCCGGCCACTACGTTATATACTGGGAATTGTTGGTGAAAGACGCCGCGAACTCCCCCACCGACGACGTTTTGAAACAGTGCTGTTTAGCAATGGAAGAATCGATGAACTCGGTGTACCGACAAGGCCGAGTTGCTGACAACTCAATCGGCCCACTCGAAATCCGGGTGGTGAGAAACGGCACGTTTGAAGAACTCATGGATTACGCCATATCAAGAGGAGCTTCCATTAATCAATACAAGGTTCCAAGGTGTGTTAACTTCACACCCATCATGGAGTTACTAGACTCTAGAGTGGTATCTACACATTTTAGCCCAGCTTTACCACATTGGACCCCTGAAAGgcgaagatga